The following proteins come from a genomic window of Streptomyces sp. GS7:
- a CDS encoding M50 family metallopeptidase — protein MTTWMTILGIVVFVVGLLFSIAWHELGHLSTAKMFGIRVPQYMVGFGPTIFSRKKGDTEYGIKAVPLGGYIRMIGMFPPGDDGKLQARSTSPFRGMIEDARSAAFEELQPGDEHRLFYTRKPWKRVIVMFAGPFMNLVLAVVIFMSVLMGFGINTQTTQVSSVSDCVIAASAKSDKCPAGAKDSPAKAAGLRAGDRIVSFNGHAVPDWGTLQDQIRRTTGPATIVVERHGARQTLHADLIENKVAKTDGHGGYVPGQYVSAGFLGFTPASGIVKQSFGQSVDRMGTMVQQGTESLISLPGKIPDLWNAAFNGAERKQDSPMGVVGAARVGGEVFSLHIPPEQRVATMLFLVAGFNLSLFLFNMLPLLPLDGGHIAGALWESVRRAFARVVRRPDPGPFDVAKLMPVAYVVAGIFVCFTLLVLVADVVNPVKLT, from the coding sequence ATGACGACCTGGATGACCATCCTCGGCATAGTCGTCTTCGTCGTCGGCCTGCTCTTCTCCATCGCCTGGCACGAGCTCGGCCACCTCTCCACGGCCAAGATGTTCGGCATCCGCGTGCCGCAGTACATGGTGGGCTTCGGGCCGACGATCTTCTCCCGCAAGAAGGGCGACACCGAGTACGGCATCAAGGCCGTCCCGCTCGGCGGCTACATCCGGATGATCGGCATGTTCCCGCCCGGCGACGACGGGAAGCTCCAGGCCCGCTCCACCTCGCCGTTCCGCGGCATGATCGAGGACGCCCGCTCGGCCGCCTTCGAGGAGCTGCAGCCCGGCGACGAGCACCGGCTGTTCTACACGCGCAAGCCCTGGAAGCGCGTGATCGTGATGTTCGCCGGGCCGTTCATGAACCTGGTCCTGGCCGTGGTGATCTTCATGAGCGTGCTGATGGGCTTCGGCATCAACACCCAGACCACCCAGGTCAGCTCGGTCTCGGACTGCGTCATCGCGGCCTCCGCCAAGTCCGACAAGTGCCCGGCCGGCGCCAAGGACTCCCCGGCCAAGGCCGCGGGCCTGCGGGCCGGCGACCGGATCGTCTCCTTCAACGGCCACGCCGTCCCCGACTGGGGAACCCTCCAGGACCAGATCCGCCGGACCACCGGCCCGGCGACCATCGTCGTCGAGCGGCACGGCGCCCGGCAGACGCTGCACGCCGACCTCATCGAGAACAAGGTCGCCAAGACCGACGGCCACGGCGGCTACGTCCCCGGCCAGTACGTCAGCGCCGGATTCCTCGGCTTCACCCCGGCCAGCGGCATCGTCAAGCAGTCCTTCGGCCAGTCCGTCGACCGCATGGGCACCATGGTCCAGCAGGGCACCGAGTCGCTGATAAGCCTCCCCGGCAAGATCCCGGACCTGTGGAACGCGGCCTTCAACGGCGCCGAGCGCAAGCAGGACTCCCCGATGGGCGTGGTCGGCGCGGCCCGGGTCGGCGGCGAGGTCTTCTCGCTCCACATCCCGCCGGAGCAGCGGGTGGCCACCATGCTCTTCCTGGTCGCCGGCTTCAACCTCTCGCTGTTCCTGTTCAACATGCTGCCGCTGCTGCCGCTGGACGGCGGCCATATCGCCGGCGCCCTGTGGGAGTCGGTGCGGCGGGCCTTCGCCCGGGTCGTCCGGCGCCCGGACCCCGGCCCCTTCGACGTCGCCAAGCTGATGCCCGTCGCGTACGTCGTCGCCGGCATCTTCGTCTGCTTCACCCTGCTCGTGCTGGTCGCGGACGTGGTGAACCCGGTGAAGCTGACCTAG
- the dxr gene encoding 1-deoxy-D-xylulose-5-phosphate reductoisomerase: MTDTLAHPHLRFEPARTDPGGPREIVILGSTGSIGTQAIDIVLRNPDRFRVTALAAAGGRVELLAEQAHRLRVATVAVSREETVPALREALTARYGAGAPVPEILAGPDAATELAALPCHTVLNGITGSIGLAPTLAALKAGRVLALANKESLIVGGPLVKAAARPGQIIPVDSEHSALFQALSGGTRAEVRKLVVTASGGPFRGRTKRELAGVTREQALAHPTWSMGPVVTINSATLVNKGLEVIEAHLLFDVPFDRIEVVVHPQSYIHSMVEFTDGSTLAQASPPDMRMPIALGIGWPDRVPDAAPGVDWTTAQTWEFFPLDEDAFPSVPLARHVGELGGTAPAVFNAANEECVAAFLGGGLPFTGIVDTVAAVVDEGLASGVVMNSSQGGAQRSGTPAAGTSLTVADVLEAETWARARARELAARAAHTPSEARA; the protein is encoded by the coding sequence ATGACGGACACCCTCGCCCATCCGCACCTGCGCTTCGAGCCGGCCCGTACCGACCCGGGAGGCCCCCGGGAGATCGTGATCCTCGGCTCGACCGGTTCGATCGGCACCCAGGCGATCGACATCGTGCTGCGCAACCCCGACCGCTTCCGGGTCACCGCGCTCGCCGCGGCCGGCGGCCGGGTCGAACTGCTCGCCGAGCAGGCGCACCGGCTGCGGGTCGCCACCGTCGCGGTCTCGCGCGAGGAGACGGTGCCCGCGCTCCGCGAGGCGCTGACCGCGCGCTACGGCGCCGGCGCGCCCGTGCCGGAGATCCTGGCCGGCCCCGACGCGGCCACCGAGCTCGCCGCCTTGCCCTGCCACACCGTCCTCAACGGCATCACCGGCTCCATCGGCCTCGCCCCCACACTCGCCGCCCTGAAGGCGGGCCGGGTGCTGGCCCTCGCCAACAAGGAGTCCCTGATCGTCGGCGGCCCGCTGGTCAAGGCCGCCGCCCGGCCCGGCCAGATCATCCCGGTCGACTCCGAGCACTCCGCGCTCTTCCAGGCGCTGTCCGGCGGCACCCGGGCCGAGGTCCGCAAGCTGGTCGTCACCGCCTCCGGCGGCCCGTTCCGTGGCCGTACCAAGCGTGAGCTGGCCGGTGTCACGCGCGAGCAGGCGCTGGCCCACCCCACCTGGTCCATGGGGCCGGTCGTCACCATCAACTCCGCGACCCTGGTCAACAAGGGCCTGGAGGTCATCGAGGCGCACCTGCTCTTCGACGTCCCCTTCGACCGCATCGAGGTCGTGGTCCATCCGCAGTCCTACATCCACTCGATGGTGGAGTTCACCGACGGCTCGACCCTCGCCCAGGCCAGCCCGCCCGACATGCGCATGCCGATCGCGCTGGGCATCGGCTGGCCGGACCGGGTCCCGGACGCCGCCCCCGGTGTCGACTGGACGACGGCGCAGACCTGGGAGTTCTTCCCGCTGGACGAGGACGCCTTCCCGTCCGTGCCGCTGGCCCGCCACGTCGGCGAGCTGGGCGGCACCGCCCCCGCGGTCTTCAACGCCGCGAACGAGGAGTGCGTCGCGGCCTTCCTCGGCGGCGGGCTGCCGTTCACAGGGATTGTCGATACGGTCGCGGCAGTGGTCGACGAAGGCCTGGCATCCGGAGTGGTGATGAACAGCAGCCAAGGCGGAGCACAGCGGAGCGGCACGCCCGCCGCGGGAACTTCCCTGACGGTCGCGGACGTCCTGGAAGCGGAGACCTGGGCGCGCGCCCGCGCCCGCGAACTGGCCGCCCGGGCGGCACACACCCCATCGGAGGCTCGCGCATGA
- a CDS encoding aldehyde dehydrogenase family protein translates to MPNTAAAPTAFWLAGRQATGDATFDVTSPWDGRLVGTVSVPTEAQVEEAVAASVAVQEELAATPAHVRAAALDHVVRGLQERAEEIARLISAENGKPMKWARGEVGRAVSVFRFAAEEARRFNGGEAQRLDTDAGGAGRLALTRRFPRGTVLGIAPFNFPLNLCAHKIAPAIAAGAPIILKPAPATPLSGLIIGELLAGTDLPAGSWSILPVPNDRMPALVQDERLPVISFTGSDKVGYAILDSVPRKHCTLELGGNGAAVVLPDWSSEADLDWAAQRIATFSNYQGGQSCISVQRVVADASVYDRLVPKVVAAVGAQVTGDPSDDATEVGPLVSEDAAKRVESWVDDAVQRGARLLAGGKRDGASYAPTVLADVPSDAILACEEVFGPVLTLKKVDGVDEAFAAVNDSKFGLQAGVFTHDARTAFRAHRALEVGGVVIGDVPSYRADQMPYGGVKQSGVGREGVRFAMDDYTYERVLVLTGLDL, encoded by the coding sequence GTGCCGAACACTGCTGCAGCCCCCACCGCCTTCTGGCTCGCCGGCCGTCAGGCCACCGGCGACGCCACCTTCGATGTCACCTCCCCCTGGGACGGACGTCTCGTCGGCACGGTGAGCGTCCCCACCGAGGCCCAGGTCGAGGAGGCCGTTGCCGCCTCCGTCGCCGTCCAGGAGGAACTGGCCGCGACCCCCGCCCATGTGCGGGCCGCCGCCCTGGACCACGTGGTGCGCGGGCTCCAGGAGCGGGCCGAGGAGATCGCCCGGCTGATCTCCGCGGAGAACGGCAAGCCCATGAAGTGGGCCCGCGGCGAGGTCGGCCGCGCGGTGTCCGTCTTCCGGTTCGCCGCCGAGGAGGCCCGCCGCTTCAACGGCGGCGAGGCGCAGCGCCTGGACACCGACGCGGGCGGCGCCGGCCGGCTCGCGCTCACCCGCCGCTTCCCGCGCGGCACGGTCCTGGGCATCGCGCCGTTCAACTTCCCGCTGAACCTCTGCGCTCACAAGATCGCCCCGGCCATCGCCGCCGGCGCCCCGATCATCCTCAAGCCGGCCCCGGCCACCCCGCTGTCCGGCCTGATCATCGGCGAGCTGCTCGCCGGCACCGACCTGCCCGCCGGCTCCTGGTCGATCCTCCCGGTTCCCAACGACCGCATGCCGGCGCTGGTCCAGGACGAGCGGCTGCCGGTCATCTCCTTCACCGGCTCCGACAAGGTCGGCTACGCCATCCTCGACTCGGTGCCGCGCAAGCACTGCACCCTGGAACTGGGCGGCAACGGCGCGGCCGTGGTCCTGCCCGACTGGTCCTCCGAGGCGGACCTGGACTGGGCGGCGCAGCGCATCGCCACCTTCTCCAACTACCAGGGCGGCCAGTCCTGCATCTCCGTGCAGCGGGTCGTCGCGGACGCCTCCGTCTACGACCGGCTGGTACCCAAGGTCGTCGCGGCCGTCGGGGCCCAGGTCACCGGCGACCCGTCGGACGACGCGACCGAGGTCGGCCCGCTGGTGAGCGAGGACGCCGCCAAGCGCGTCGAGTCATGGGTGGACGACGCCGTGCAGCGCGGCGCCCGGCTGCTGGCGGGCGGCAAGCGCGACGGCGCCTCGTACGCGCCGACCGTGCTGGCGGACGTGCCGTCCGACGCGATCCTGGCCTGCGAGGAGGTCTTCGGCCCGGTGCTCACCCTCAAGAAGGTCGACGGGGTGGACGAGGCGTTCGCGGCCGTCAACGACTCCAAGTTCGGCCTCCAGGCCGGTGTGTTCACGCACGACGCCCGGACCGCCTTCCGCGCCCACCGCGCGCTGGAGGTCGGCGGTGTGGTGATCGGCGACGTGCCGTCCTACCGCGCCGACCAGATGCCGTACGGCGGCGTCAAGCAGTCCGGCGTCGGCCGCGAGGGCGTGCGCTTCGCGATGGACGACTACACCTACGAGCGGGTGCTGGTCCTCACCGGACTGGACCTGTAG
- a CDS encoding acyl-CoA dehydrogenase family protein — MTAPSIRNVSEREARQVAEAAREQDWRKPSFAKELFLGRFRLDLIHPHPTPAADDVRRGEKFLATLREFCETEVDGARIEREGRIPDETVNGLKELGALGMKIDPKYGGLGLTQVYYNRALALAGSASPAIGALLSAHQSIGVPQPLKLFGTQEQKETFLPRLARTDISAFLLTEPDVGSDPARLATSAVRDGDDYVLDGVKLWTTNGVVADLLVVMARVPASEATETSKASKGGITAFVVEADSPGITVENRNAFMGLRGLENGVTRFHRVRVPAANRIGPEGAGLKIALTTLNTGRLSLPAMCAGTGKWCLKIAREWSGAREQWGRPIARHEAVGAKISFIAATTFALEAVVDLASQMADENRNDIRIEAALAKLYGSEMGWRIADELVQIRGGRGFETADSLAARGERAVPAEQALRDMRINRIFEGSTEIMHLLIAREAVDAHLSVAGDLIDPDKSLADKGRAAAKAGGFYARWLPRLVAGPGQLPRTYQEFGELASHLRYVERTSRKLARSTFYAMSRWQAKMETKQGFLGRIVDIGAELFAMSAACVRAEHLRMTGDHGREAHQLADAFCRQARIRVEELFGRLWTNTDELDRKVVAGVLGGSYTWLEEGVIDPSGDGPWIADAAPGPSLKDNARRPIT, encoded by the coding sequence ATGACCGCTCCGTCCATCCGCAACGTTTCCGAGCGCGAAGCGCGCCAGGTCGCCGAGGCGGCCCGCGAGCAGGACTGGCGCAAGCCAAGCTTCGCCAAGGAGCTGTTCCTGGGGCGCTTCCGGCTCGACCTCATCCATCCGCACCCCACCCCGGCGGCCGACGACGTGCGGCGTGGCGAGAAGTTCCTCGCCACGCTGCGGGAGTTCTGCGAGACCGAGGTCGACGGTGCCCGGATCGAGCGCGAGGGGCGCATCCCGGACGAGACCGTCAACGGGCTCAAGGAACTCGGCGCCCTCGGCATGAAGATCGACCCGAAGTACGGCGGCCTCGGGCTGACCCAGGTCTACTACAACCGCGCGCTCGCCCTGGCCGGCTCGGCCAGCCCGGCGATCGGCGCGCTGCTCTCCGCGCATCAGTCGATCGGCGTACCGCAGCCGCTGAAGCTCTTCGGCACCCAGGAGCAGAAGGAGACCTTCCTGCCGCGGCTGGCCAGGACGGACATCTCCGCGTTCCTGCTGACCGAGCCCGACGTCGGCTCGGACCCGGCCCGGCTCGCCACCTCGGCCGTCCGCGACGGCGACGACTACGTGCTCGACGGCGTGAAGCTGTGGACCACCAACGGCGTGGTCGCCGACCTGCTGGTGGTGATGGCCCGGGTGCCCGCCTCCGAGGCGACCGAGACGAGCAAGGCGAGCAAGGGCGGCATCACCGCCTTCGTCGTCGAGGCCGACTCGCCCGGCATCACCGTCGAGAACCGCAACGCCTTCATGGGCCTGCGCGGCCTGGAGAACGGCGTCACCCGCTTCCACCGGGTGCGGGTCCCGGCCGCCAACCGCATCGGCCCCGAGGGCGCCGGCCTGAAGATCGCGCTGACCACGCTCAACACCGGACGGCTCTCGCTGCCGGCGATGTGCGCCGGTACCGGCAAGTGGTGCCTGAAGATCGCCCGCGAGTGGTCCGGCGCCCGCGAGCAGTGGGGCCGCCCGATCGCCCGGCACGAGGCGGTCGGCGCCAAGATCTCGTTCATCGCGGCGACCACCTTCGCCCTGGAAGCCGTCGTCGACCTCGCCTCGCAGATGGCCGACGAGAACCGCAACGACATCCGCATCGAGGCCGCCCTCGCCAAGCTCTACGGCTCCGAGATGGGCTGGCGGATCGCCGACGAGCTGGTCCAGATCCGCGGCGGCCGCGGCTTCGAGACCGCCGACTCGCTCGCCGCCCGCGGCGAACGCGCCGTCCCCGCCGAGCAGGCGCTGCGGGACATGCGCATCAACCGGATCTTCGAGGGCTCCACGGAGATCATGCACCTGCTGATCGCCCGCGAGGCCGTCGACGCCCACCTGTCGGTCGCCGGCGACCTCATCGACCCGGACAAGTCCCTCGCCGACAAGGGCCGGGCCGCCGCCAAGGCCGGCGGCTTCTACGCCCGCTGGCTGCCCAGGCTCGTCGCGGGACCCGGCCAACTCCCGCGCACCTACCAGGAGTTCGGCGAGCTGGCGAGCCATCTGCGATATGTCGAGCGGACCTCCCGCAAGCTCGCCCGGTCCACCTTCTACGCGATGTCCCGCTGGCAGGCGAAGATGGAGACCAAGCAGGGCTTCCTCGGCCGGATCGTCGACATCGGCGCGGAGCTGTTCGCGATGAGCGCGGCCTGCGTACGGGCCGAGCACCTGAGGATGACCGGCGACCACGGCCGCGAGGCGCACCAACTCGCCGACGCCTTCTGCCGGCAGGCCCGGATCCGCGTCGAGGAGCTGTTCGGCCGGCTGTGGACCAACACCGACGAACTGGACCGCAAGGTCGTCGCCGGTGTCCTGGGCGGCAGTTACACCTGGCTGGAGGAGGGCGTCATCGACCCCAGCGGCGACGGCCCCTGGATCGCCGACGCCGCCCCCGGCCCGAGCCTGAAGGACAACGCCCGCCGCCCGATCACGTAG